The DNA window GGTGCCGCGCTTCCCGGCGGTGGAGCGGGATTTCTCCTTCCTCTTCGACAACACGGTGAGCTTCGAGCAGATCCGCGGGGCGGTGGAGGCGCTGGGGCTGGGCGAAATGCGGAGCTTCCAGCCGGTGGAGATCTTCCGCGGCGGCGGGGTGCCGGAGGGACGGTACTCGGTGCTGCTGCGCGCTTCCTTCCAATCGGCCGAACGCACCTTGCGCGATGATGAGGTGCAGGGCTGGTCGCAGCAGATCGTGAAGGCGCTGCAGGGCCTGGGCGGGACGCTGCGCGCCTAGTTCCCGGTTCCCGGTTCCCAGCTGAACTTCTGTCGCCCCTGAAGGGGCTCTCCTCCTCCAAAATGGCATCCTCACCCGGCACTTACGTGCCGGGCTGGGTTCTGGTGTCCCGCCAGGGCGGGACTGGGTGCCGCCCGCTGCGCGGGACTGGCACAGCCGGGTCGGCCGTGCCAGACCAGACATCCGGGGATCGGGCGATCTGGTGATCCGGGTAATCGAAACGACCCAAGAATCTGCTCTGTGTCCTCCGTGTCCTCTGTGGTTCATGGGTTCTGGTTTGCTACAATCGCGGCCCGATCGAGGTGCGCGATGAGCCTTTCGCGAAGAAGTTTCCTGGGAACGGTGGGGACGGCGGCGGCGGCCACGGTGCTGCCCTTTCCCCTGGCGGAGCGGCTGGCATTCGCGGGCGAGCCGCCGCGGACGCGGGTGGCCGGCGGGCCCGTCCTGCTCAACTCCAACGAGAACGCCTACGGGCCTTCGGCGAAGGTCATGGCGGAGGCGCAGCGCGCGCTCTCGCTGGCCATGCGCTATCCCGACCGGCAGTATGAGGCTCTGCGCGA is part of the Terriglobales bacterium genome and encodes:
- a CDS encoding twin-arginine translocation signal domain-containing protein, encoding MSLSRRSFLGTVGTAAAATVLPFPLAERLAFAGEPPRTRVAGGPVLLNSNENAYGPSAKVMAEAQRALSLAMRYPDRQYEALRERIAALHQVKPEQVFLGNGSTEILKMAANAFVDDKHKLVTSMLTFEAISFYASNLPGVQVAYVGPA